TCAGGTTGGCCCGGTCAATGAAACCGGTGTCATTGTCCCAGCTTCCCGAGTAATGGTAATGGTCCAGGCTGGCGTCCGAATTCCACAGCTCCATCCCGGCGAGGTTTTGCGCCGCACCCGCGTGAAAGCGGAAATGGTAATACTCCGTGTTCAGGTCGTTGTAGTCGCCGGGATGGTTGAACTGGGCGAAGGCCTCTGTCTGGCACGACAGCCACCGGTAAAAGCCGCCCAGCCAAAAATGGTCCACGGCGCTCACAAAGCCCCGGCTGTTCATCACGTTCACATGGCCCAGGACGGGGTTGGACCACTCGAAGCCCCATAGCGCGGCGAAAACACCGGGCTCATACGCCTCCTCCGCGGCGGCGCGCAGGGTGCGCCACTTGTTGTCCCACGGCCAGAGAATCAAAAACTCCGCATGGTCCGTGAGCGAGTAGAAGTCCAGGCCCGCCTCGTCCCGCGCCATCCGGTAGGCCTCGAAGGGGTCGCCCACGGCGTCCAGGGAAAGCCCGCTGTGGTCATGGAAATAGCCGAAATAGGTGCTGTATTCGACCGGAGGAACGGCCTTGGCAGAAGGCGGCTCCGCCGGGGGCGGCGCGTCGTCCCACTCCTCCGCGTCGGCCATGTCGCGCAGGATTTCACGGGGATCCGCGGCGTTCAGTTCGGCGGCCAGCGCCTTGGCGCCGGGCAGGGGAACCAGGCCCTTTTCGCGCACACCGTCGAGGAAGTTGCGGCACTGGTCCCAGGTAGGCCCCGGCTCCTCCTCCCGGAGGACCAGTGACAGCACCTCTTCCGGCGTGGCCGCGCAGGCGTTCGCGGTGGATTCGAGGACGAGAAACTCCGCCGCCGTCGGCGGACGGCCATGGACCTGCCGATACAGGGACACGATGAGTTCGCCCGTGTCCATGCTTTTGGCGGAGGCGTCCAGACCGGCCACCACGGCGGCCATCCCCCGCTGAAGCGCCGCCGCGTCCGGCGGGGCCGCGTCCTGCGCGAAGGCGGGCGGGAAGACCGCCGCAAAAATGACGCATAAAACACACCGCAGAGCTCGTGTCGTGTTCATGGCCCAGCCTCTCTGTTGCCGCCATACCGCCTGATTCAAGAGTAACACACGCGCCGGGCGTTCAT
This window of the Candidatus Hydrogenedentota bacterium genome carries:
- a CDS encoding CehA/McbA family metallohydrolase, giving the protein MNTTRALRCVLCVIFAAVFPPAFAQDAAPPDAAALQRGMAAVVAGLDASAKSMDTGELIVSLYRQVHGRPPTAAEFLVLESTANACAATPEEVLSLVLREEEPGPTWDQCRNFLDGVREKGLVPLPGAKALAAELNAADPREILRDMADAEEWDDAPPPAEPPSAKAVPPVEYSTYFGYFHDHSGLSLDAVGDPFEAYRMARDEAGLDFYSLTDHAEFLILWPWDNKWRTLRAAAEEAYEPGVFAALWGFEWSNPVLGHVNVMNSRGFVSAVDHFWLGGFYRWLSCQTEAFAQFNHPGDYNDLNTEYYHFRFHAGAAQNLAGMELWNSDASLDHYHYSGSWDNDTGFIDRANLKGWRIAPAGGQDNHRENWGLRNPYRVGVQAGELTREGIAEAFLARRFYTTEDRDLFLDFRSSGHPMGSRLAELPRVFNVSARDGGGDTFLEVRLYRNGELLQSVAVSGDTFEITLADPDGGGDDYYYVIVTQTDDWDGNGRNDEAVSAPIWFFDAPPPARPACGALAGTNGAAPGTSGLAALLVLVPVMLALFRKPARGGLFLP